The following is a genomic window from Candidatus Methylomirabilota bacterium.
GAGCATGGCCACGCGGTTGGCCAGCTCGCCGGGGTGATGGTAGGGCATGAGAAAGCCGCCGGGCCCGATGCGCATGCGCGTGGTTTGCAAGAGAGCCTGGGCCACGATCAGATCGGGCGCGGGATGCGGCTCCCAGGGAGCCGTGTGGTGTTCGCCTATCCAGGCCTCGCTGAAGCCGAGCTCGTCGGCCCAGCGGAGCTGCTGGAGATCCCACTGGTGGCCATCGTAGAGGCCGCGCTCGGGCGGGTGCGACGGCATCGTGAACAGTCCGTAGTCCATGAGAGCCTCCCTCAATTCAGCACTCGCCTCGTCGCGCTCGTCGCCTGCGGCTCCTCGGCCGCGCCTCAGCTCGAACTGCGAGCCACTACCAGAGCTCCCGCGAGGCCAAGCGTGCCCCTTCCGCGAGGCTGCCGAGCTTGGCCCACACGATGTCCGGGTCGACGGCGGCCTGGCCCACCCAGGTGCCGAAACCGCAGTCTGTTCCGGCGATGACGTTCTCGCGGCCGGCGAGGCGCGCGTAGCGCTCGATGCGCTCGGCGATCAGGGCCGGGTGCTCGATGAAATTGGTCGTCGAGTCGATGACGCCGGGGATAATGAGCTTGCCGTCCGGCACCTTGACCTTCTCGAACACGCGCCACTCATGGGCGTGGCGCGGGTTGGCGCCCTCGAAGGAGACGGCGCCCGGCCGGGCCGCCAGCACGAGATCGAGAATGTCGGCCAGCGGGACATCGTAATGGTGCGGGCCTTCGTAGTTACCCCAGCAGAGGTGCAGGCGCACCCGGTCCGGCGGCACCTTGGCGAGCGCGTGGTCGAGCGCCGCCAGGTGCAGCCGCGCCATCTTGCGGAATTCCTGGACGCTCAGGTCCGCGAACTGGATATGGCGTCCCATCGCGAGATCGGGACAGTCGACCTGGAGGACGAATCCCGCCGCGGCCACCGCCTCGTACTCGTGCTTCATGGCCTCCGCGATGGCGAAGAGATAGCTCTCGTGACTCGGATAGTGGTCATTGTGGAAAAAGAGGGAGATGACGCCGGGAGAGGCGGCAGTCAGGAATCCTTCGCGAGCGGCGACGTGGGGGAGGGCGGCCTGGAGGTTGGCCACATCCGCGCGGGCCGCGTCCGGGTCGCGGAGGGCGACGGGGCCGGTGCACGCGGGGGTCTTGCGTCGCGCGCGGCCAGGGTCCCCGAAGACACGGCGGGCCATGCCGGGAAAGTCCACGAGGTCGCGGTACTGGAGCGGATGGCTGGCGCCCTCGAAGCCCGCGAGCCGGTCCTTGACGTAGGTCGCATAGCTCGGCTTGCTGAATTCGCCGTCATTGATGATGTCGAGGCCGATGTCGGCTTGCTTGCGCACGACCTCGGTGACGGCCGAGCGAATTCCCGCGGCCAGGGCCGCGGGATCGACGGGGACGCCTTCCTCCTTCGCGAACATCGTGCGGGTCAGCTCATCGGGTCGAGGCAGGCTGCCCGTGTGGGTCGT
Proteins encoded in this region:
- a CDS encoding cobalamin-independent methionine synthase II family protein — translated: MQRSTDRILTTHTGSLPRPDELTRTMFAKEEGVPVDPAALAAGIRSAVTEVVRKQADIGLDIINDGEFSKPSYATYVKDRLAGFEGASHPLQYRDLVDFPGMARRVFGDPGRARRKTPACTGPVALRDPDAARADVANLQAALPHVAAREGFLTAASPGVISLFFHNDHYPSHESYLFAIAEAMKHEYEAVAAAGFVLQVDCPDLAMGRHIQFADLSVQEFRKMARLHLAALDHALAKVPPDRVRLHLCWGNYEGPHHYDVPLADILDLVLAARPGAVSFEGANPRHAHEWRVFEKVKVPDGKLIIPGVIDSTTNFIEHPALIAERIERYARLAGRENVIAGTDCGFGTWVGQAAVDPDIVWAKLGSLAEGARLASRELW